The Bacillota bacterium DNA segment CCGTACCTACATTGGGACGCGGAACGGGAACGGGGCCAGGCAATCCTCAGTCTCCGGCATGCAGGGAACCTGGCCGGGCGTGCTGGGGCGCAACACTTTGCTCTGGAATCAACGCCTGGGAAATATGCTGCAAATTGGCGCAGTGCTTACCGACCAGGAGCTAAAAGCCGACAAACCGGCCCAGTACCGGCATTGTCCGCCTGACTGTCAAGTTTGCTTAGAGGCATGCCCCGTGGGGGCATTGGATGGCAGAACTGCGGACCAAAAACTCTGTCGGCCGCTATCCAATTATGTGAGTGAGAAGGGATTCGTCCTGAAAAAGTGTTTCCGGTGTAGAAGCAGTTGTCCGCGCCGGTTTGGAGAGTGATAAAATGCGGGAAATAAGATGCTTGCAGGAGAGATTATGCGGAGTGTGCCCGGATTGTGGTTAACGCTATCCGAATGGTTCAAGGTTTGGCCGTCAGTTTTCCGGCAGGGAATCGCGCCAGGCGTAATATTTCCGCTACAAAAAGGCAGACTCGTTTTATATAGTCGGCCTTTTTGCTGTACATGATATGATATAATTGAACCTGACAATTGTTGGTGCAGGAGTGAACAATCATGGAATTTACAACCACATGCGCCGCCGAAACCCAAAATCTGGCCCGGCGCCTGGGAGAGCTTGCCTCGCCCAGGACCCTGATTTTACTCTACGGCGATTTGGGCGCCGGCAAGACAAGTTTTGTCCAAGGGTTGGCCCAGGGCTTAGACGTGGCAGCGAATGTAAACAGCCCGACGTTTACAATTATCCGCGAATACCGGGGCAGGTTGCCCCTGAGCCATTTTGATCTTTACCGCTTAGATGACCCGGATGAGGTCTGGGAACTGGGCCTGGAAGAATATGTGGCTGCTGCCGGCGTTGTGGCAATTGAATGGCCGCAAATTGCCGAAGAGTTGCTGCCCCCGGAACGCTTGGGCATTCACATACAGCACCTGGGCGAGGACCGGCGCCGTCTGCGTCTGGAACCCCGGGGTGACAGGCATAGAAAACTGGCTGAGGAGTTGATGAGCGATGTTAATCTTGGCTCTTGATACCACCACCAGCGCCTGCTCCGCCGCCTTGGTGCGGGAGGGGAAACTGGTGGCAGAGGTGACCACCAATATACCCCGGACTCATTCCCAGCGGCTCATGCCCCTGATGGATTCTCTGTTCCGGGAGGCCGACGCTGAACCTCGGGATTTGCACTTAATTGCCGTGAGCCGCGGGCCCGGCTCCTTTACCGGTCTGCGCATCGGCATTGCCACCGCCAAGGGACTGGGACTGGCCCTAGACTTGCCGGTTGTCGGCGTGTCGACTCTGGCGGTGTTGGCCCACAATTTCTCTGGCGCCGGACTGGTCTGTCCGGCCCTCAACGCCCGCCGGGATCAGGTTTACACCGGCCTCTACCGGTGCGGCGATGGCGCGCCCCAGCCGCTTCTGGCCGATCAGGCCCTGGCGGCGTCGGAGCTGATGGATTTGCTCAGCGCTTATGATGAGCCGATTTGGTTTTGTGGCGACGGTGTGGACATTGTCTGGCAGGCAGCAGGTAACCTGCCCGCTCCCAGGCGGCTGCCCCTGCATCAGCGGCTGAATCGGGCCGCGGCCCTGGCCGATTTGGCCCTGGCAATTTACGCCCGGGAGGGTGGCACTCACCCGGACCAACTGACACCGTTATATTTGCGGGAATCCCAGGCAGAGTTGCAATGGCGTCGCAAGCAGGAGGCCGGGCATGGCTGCTGATGTTCAGATCAGGCAGATGCGCCCCGAGCACCTAAATGCTGTGATGGCAATTGAAGCCCAGTGTTTTACCACCCCCTGGAGCAGCGGCGTGTTCTCCGGTGAGGTTAGGGAAAACCCCTATGCCCAGTACCTGGTCGCCCAAACCGGTGATGGTGAGGTAATTGGCTATGCCGGCATCTGGCTGGTTCTTGACGAGGCCCATGTGACCAATATTGCTGTCGCCCCAAATTGGCAGCGGCGGGGGATTGCCCGGAAATTGCTGCGGCGCCTGTTGCAGCTGTCCCTCCATGAAGGGGCGCGGCGCATGACCCTGGAAGTTCGTAAGAGCAATATCCCGGCCCAAAAACTTTATCTCGGCCTGGGATTTAAGGAAGCCGGCATTCGGCCCCGCTATTATACCGACAATAACGAGGACGCGGTGATTATGTGGTTGGACGATATTGCCGCTTGGCTGGAAAGGAATGAGCAAGACGATGGCTAAAATCCTGGCAATTGAAACATCCTGCGATGAGACGGCAGTGGCGATAGTGGAAGAGGGCCAGCGTATTCTCACCAATCAAGTGGCATCCCAGGTTGAGACCCATGCCCGCTTTGGTGGCGTTGTGCCCGAGATTGCCTCCCGTCAGCATCTCTTGACTCTGAATCCCTTGATTCGCCGCGCCCTGTCCGACAGTGGCCTGGACTGGCCGGAGATTGACGCCTTGGCGGTTACCCAGGGCCCCGGGTTGGTGGGAGCGCTATTAATCGGCGTTACCACCGCCAAGGCAATTGCCTGGGCCCTGGGCAAACCGCTGGTGGCCGTAAACCACATGGCCGGGCATATTTATGCCAATATGCTCGCCCCCGAACCGCCCCAGTTTCCCCTGCTCTGTCTTGTGGTTTCCGGTGGCCATACCGAGTTGATTTATATGGAGAAGGATCTAGAATTTCAGACCCTGGGAGCAACCCGGGATGATGCTGCCGGCGAGGCCTACGACAAGGTGGCGCGGATCCTGGACCTTGGATACCCGGGAGGGCCGGCGGTGGACAAACTTGCCGGCGAGGGCCGGCCGGTGCTGGATTTCCCCCGGGTGCTGCTGGAACCGGAGACCTTGGACTTCAGCTTCAGCGGTCTGAAGACGGCGGTGATGAACTATGTCCACAACTGTCGCCAGCGGGGAATCAGCTATATCCCGGCTAATGTGGCTGCGTCCTTCCAGGCGGCAGTGGTAGACGTTTTGGTGGAAAAGACTGCCCGGGCCGTGATCGCGAAGCGACCGGCGACTCTCTGCCTGGCCGGGGGGGTAGCCGCAAACTCCAGCCTGCGGACTGCCCTGGCGGCCCGGGCTGCCGAGCTGGGGGTGCCACTGACGGTGCCGCCGCTTTCGCTATGCACAGACAATGCGGCGATGATTAGCGCCGCTGCCTGGCCTTTGTATCAAAGGGGTGAGTTTGGCGATTCGGATCTCAATGCCGTACCCGGTCTAAATTTGACGGATTGTGGAGAAACTTGTTGATAGCTGTAGAAGTTTACCTGTGGGTACTGTGGATAAAATTGACGAGGCCTTGTATTTCAGGCCTCGTCAGCATGTGTATAAGTGGGCAGATATTATGTGAATAACCTGTGGATACTGTGGATAAATCTGTGAAAGCTTGTCCTTTCTGCCTTGATAACTGTGGATAACCCTGTGGATAGTGTGGATAACCGAAAGCGTGTTTGGTTGTTATTGTTATTTGCAGGAAAAATGCAGCATTTAACGAATTAAACAACGGGAGGGAAATTTATGCATCCAATACTATTTGAAATCGGAAATCTCACAGTCTATTCCTACGGTCTATTACTCGCGTTGGGCTTTATCCTTATCGTTTTCCTGGGGCGCCGGTGGTCGCCATCAATCGGCGTCAATCCAGAGAGTTTCTTTGACTTGACCGTTATCGCAATTCTTGGTGGCCTGCTGGGCGCATACATTAACTACATAGTCGCCTATGAATGGACTTATTATTCCGCTAATCCCATGGCGGTCTTCCGTTTCTGGGACGGTGGGCTTGTGTTTTTGGGCGGCCTGATCGGCGGTGTGTTGGCCGCGGTGGCGTTTATCATCCGCAAGCGTCTACCCCTCTGGGAAATAGCCGATTTGGCGGCGATTCTGATTCCCGTGGGTTACGGCATGGGGCGCATCGGCTGTTTTTTGGCGGGATGCTGCGTCGGTCACACCACAGAGACAGTGTTTGGTGTTACATTTCCGGGCCTTCTGCTTCCCCGGCACCCAACTCAGCTCTATTCGGTGGCCCTCGCCCTGATTTTGTTCCTGTTTGCCCTCTGGTTTCGCAAACGCCGTCAGTTCAGCGGCCAGGCGTTTCTCTTTTACCTTGCCGGTTATGGTGTCGGACGCTTCCTGATTGAACTTTTGCGGGATAACCCCGAAATACTGCCTAACATTACCATCGCCCAGTTCACCGGCATTTTAATGATCGTTGCCGCCCTGATTCTCTACCCAATATTAAAGAAACACTTTCCGTTACCAAATCGCTAAAGAGCCGCACGGCTCTTTTTTTTATGGGTGAGTTAATAAGTGGCAATGGAGAAGGAATACTATTATTTAGATACACCTCACATGGGCAAATATCATACTCTGATGTATAAAACTGAAAAAGCAAGGATGTGAGGGCATGTTTAACGGAGCCAAAAGCATACATCTTATTGGTATCGGGGGCTATGGCATGAGTGCCCTGGCCAAGTTGCTGTTGGAAATGGGTTACCAGGTCAGCGGCTCTGATTTAACTCCTTCTGATATCACCCGCCACCTCACCGAGATGGGGGCGGAAATTTTCTTTGGCCATTCTGAGGAACATGTTGAAGGAAGAGATTTATTTGTTTATTCAACGGCAATACCGGCTGAGAATACTGAATTACAAGCTGCCAGACGCCAAGGGACGGTGCTGCATCGTTCCGAATTGCTGGCCGAGTTTTTAAACAGCCACAAAGGTATTGCCGTATCTGGCGCCCATGGGAAGACAACTACAACGACGATGCTTGCCCAGATCATGGAGACTGCCCGCTTAGACCCCACTGCCTTGATTGGCGGTGAAATCAAGAGTTTTTCCGGTACCGCCAAGCTGGGGAAAAGTGAATATTTGATTGCAGAAGCGGACGAGAGCGATGAATCTTTCGCTCGCTATCAACCCTGGATTGCTGTAATCACCAATATCGAACCCGACCACCTAGAGCATTATGACGGCGATTTCAGCCGCCTGCTCAAAGGCTATGGCCGTTTTTTGCACAATGTCTATCCCGAGGGGTTCGCGATTGTGCCCGAGGGCGATGAGTGGTTTAAGCAGATTCGCCATCATGGCCGCTGCCAGATTTTGACCTTTGGTTATGAGGGGGGTGATTATGCGGCACGGAATCAGAAGCTGCTGCCCCGTGGCAGCGAGTTCAGCCTCTATCGCAGAGATGAACATTTGGCCGATATTCGCTTGGCCGTGCCCGGCAGGCATAATGTGTTAAATGCAACGGCCGCGGCGGCTGTGGCCCTTGAGCTGGGGGTCAGTGTCGAAGCTGTCGTCACTGCTCTCGGCAAGTTTCAGGCGGCTAAACGCCGGTTTCAGGTCCTGGCCGATGGGGACATCCTGATTGTAGACGACTATGCCCATCATCCCACCGAGGTCAAGGCGACTTTGGAGGCGGCCCGCCGTGCCGGCTCCGGCCGCGTAATCGCAATATTTCAGCCCCATCGCTACACCCGCACCCAGTATTTTATGGATGAGTTTGCTACCGCGTTCAATGACGCCGACATTGTCATTCTCGACGAAATTTACGCCGCCTCGGAAAAGCCACTGCCCGGCATTAGCTCAGCCCGCCTGGCGGAGGCAATGGCCGCCCAACATGAGGGCGTAGTCCTGCAGATAAGTGGGTTTGAGAAGATTGTAGCCCATGTCCAGGAACAGTGTCAGCCCGGAGATTTGATTATTACCATGGGCGCCGGAGACATTTGGAAGGTAAGCCACGAACTTGCAAAGAACTGGCACTGTGGTTTGCAGGGAAATAAGACGCATTAGTAGAATTTAACGGGGAGGAAACATAGGAGGGTATAACAGATGCACAAACAACATGTACATTTTGTGGGTATTGGCGGCATGGGAATGAGCGCCATCGCCCGCATAATGCTGGAAAGAGGTTACACTGTAAGCGGAAGTGATTTACGCAGCACTGAGTTGACCGAAAATCTGCAACGGATGGGAGCCAATATTTATCGAGGCCACAGCCGCAATTACCTCAGGGGCGCAGACTTGGTTGTATATTCCAGTGCGGTGCCCAATGATAATCCCGAGCTTTCCGCCGCCCGGGAAGCAAATATGAATTTGTTGCACCGGGCGGATATGCTGGCTCGGATTATCAATGAAGAGCGGGGAATCGCGATTGCCGGCGCCCATGGCAAAACAACCACCACATCAATGATGGGATTGATTCTGTCTGCCTGTGGCCATGATCCCACGGTGATGGTAGGCGCTTTCAGCGATGATTTGGCGGGCAACGCCCGGCTGGGCCGGGGCCCGTTCGTGGTGGCGGAAGCCTGCGAGAGCGATCATTCTTTTCTTAAGTACAACCCCTATGCGGCAATAATCACAAATGTTGACCCCGATCATCTGGAGAACTATGACGGCGATTTTGACAAGCTTATCGATGCCTATCGCCAGTTTTTGGACAAGATTAAGCCCGACGGGTTCTCGGTGCTTTGTACCGACGATCCGATTTTGGCCGAGATGCACAAAGAAGTAACTGGCCATCGGGTTTATTCCTACGGCTTTAACCAGGACGCCGATTACCGGGCATACAATCTTGAGTTCTCACCGGGAGGCAGCACCTATGATCTCTGCCATCAGGGCGAGAAGCTAGCGGAAGTCCGGTTGAGCGTGCCCGGAGAGCACAACGTTCTCAATTCGCTGGCCGTGCTGGCCGTTGGACATCGGCTGGGGCTGGACGTTACTGCCCTGGCCCGGGCGATTGTCAACTTCCATGGGGCGCGTCGTCGCTTCCAGGTAATTGGCACCCACAATGATATCACCGTGGTCGATGACTATGCCCATCACCCCACCGAAATCATTGCGACCCTCAAGGCGGCCAAATTGCAGCAGAAAAAACGGGTAGTGGCGTTTTTCCAACCCAAGCGCTATACCCGGACCCAGTTTTTGTTTAAAGAGTTCAGTACCGCATTTGGCGACACTGATATCTTGGTTATGTCGGAGATTTTCCCCTTCGGCGAGGCGCCGATTCCGGGGATAACTTCCGAGGCTCTGGCCACAGCGATTGAAAAAAACACCGGTCGCCCAATCACCCTCCTGCCCTATAAGCACGCCCTGATCGTGGATAAGTTCATGGAAATCCTGCGCCCCGGCGATCTTGCGATGATTATGGGCGCCGGCGACGATATCGCCGATTTGGCGAAAAAGGTCTTTGCCGCCGTCCAGAAGCAAAAATGAGTGAACAGCTGCTTCACCAGTCGGTAAGTAAATTTAATATCCTGCCCCTGACCTCCCGCTGCGGCGTTGGCTGCGTATTTTGCAGCCACCGCTATAATCCGCCTGGGGTCAGGGCGGTTTTTTTCGGCGAGCTCCCGGTGGACAAGGTTCAGGAGCTAATGGTATTCCTCGATGGCAACAAAAAGATTTACATCGGTGAATCAGCCACCTTACTTTGTGAGGGTGAACCCCTGCTCCACCCCCATTTTGACGAAATCCTGGTTGAATTGCGCCGTCAGCTGCCCCGAACGCCGATTCAACTTACAACCAATGCGGTTAAACTTGCTGCATATCTTGATGCGTTGGCCGCTGCCCGGCCACTGGAGCTGGTGGTTTCACTGAACAGCGCCAATCCCCGTATGCGCCGGGAGCTGATGGGGGCCCATGGGGCGGAAGCGGCGCTGGGGGCTGTGGCTAGGCTGCAGAAGTTGGAACTTCCCTGGCATGCCAGCCTTGTGCTCATGCCACATATCACCGGTTGGCAGGATGTGGAAAACAGCATTGCCTTTGCCTGTGAGCACGGAGCCACCAGCGTGCGGCTGCTCTTGCCCGGGTTTTCCAAATTGGCTTCGGTGGACTGGGCTGCGATCGAGGCGATTCCGAGGGCGGTCCGGGAGCGGCTTTCCGACTGGCGTCAGAAGTTTCCTCTGCCCCTGACTATGGAACCCCCTTTGCTGAATGATCTCATCCCCCGGGTAGCCGGGGTTTTGCCCAACAGCCCTGCCGCCGGCGCTCTCAGGCCCGACGATGTTGTTGAGACGATAAACGGCCAGGCGCCATGGAGCCGGGTTGACGCTTTTAACAAATTGTTTGGCTTGGAGAAACCGCTGCTCCGCGTGCGCCGACAGCAGCGGACCATCGAGCTTACCCTAAATAAACAGGCCCGCAGTCCATCGGGAGTTGTGATGGACCGGGACCTAGACCCTGGAGATATGGAACGGGCCCGGGCGCTGGCAGCGGGTGCGGGGAGGGTGCTGCTGCTCACATCAACCTGGGCCGCCCCGTTATGGGAACAGGTTGTGCCTGCCGCCTGGCAGGTTAAACCTGTGCCGAGCTGGTTCTTTGGCGGTACTATTGCCGCCGCTGGGTTGCTCACTGCCTCCGATTACCTCGCGGTCCTGGAGGAATGTGATTTAGCAGGGGTGGAGAGAATTCTCTTGCCGCCTGTCTCCTTCGATCAGTCTGGCCGCGATCTCCGCGGCGAGCTGGTGCCCGACTTAGGTCAGCGCATATCGTTTTCGTTGTAACCTAACTCAGAAGCACGCGGATATCCGGCAATGCTTCACTGGCGGCTTTCTCGCCCCGCTCCATGCACTCCTGGAGCTTGTGAA contains these protein-coding regions:
- a CDS encoding DUF512 domain-containing protein, which translates into the protein MSEQLLHQSVSKFNILPLTSRCGVGCVFCSHRYNPPGVRAVFFGELPVDKVQELMVFLDGNKKIYIGESATLLCEGEPLLHPHFDEILVELRRQLPRTPIQLTTNAVKLAAYLDALAAARPLELVVSLNSANPRMRRELMGAHGAEAALGAVARLQKLELPWHASLVLMPHITGWQDVENSIAFACEHGATSVRLLLPGFSKLASVDWAAIEAIPRAVRERLSDWRQKFPLPLTMEPPLLNDLIPRVAGVLPNSPAAGALRPDDVVETINGQAPWSRVDAFNKLFGLEKPLLRVRRQQRTIELTLNKQARSPSGVVMDRDLDPGDMERARALAAGAGRVLLLTSTWAAPLWEQVVPAAWQVKPVPSWFFGGTIAAAGLLTASDYLAVLEECDLAGVERILLPPVSFDQSGRDLRGELVPDLGQRISFSL
- the tsaB gene encoding tRNA (adenosine(37)-N6)-threonylcarbamoyltransferase complex dimerization subunit type 1 TsaB codes for the protein MLILALDTTTSACSAALVREGKLVAEVTTNIPRTHSQRLMPLMDSLFREADAEPRDLHLIAVSRGPGSFTGLRIGIATAKGLGLALDLPVVGVSTLAVLAHNFSGAGLVCPALNARRDQVYTGLYRCGDGAPQPLLADQALAASELMDLLSAYDEPIWFCGDGVDIVWQAAGNLPAPRRLPLHQRLNRAAALADLALAIYAREGGTHPDQLTPLYLRESQAELQWRRKQEAGHGC
- a CDS encoding UDP-N-acetylmuramate--L-alanine ligase, with protein sequence MFNGAKSIHLIGIGGYGMSALAKLLLEMGYQVSGSDLTPSDITRHLTEMGAEIFFGHSEEHVEGRDLFVYSTAIPAENTELQAARRQGTVLHRSELLAEFLNSHKGIAVSGAHGKTTTTTMLAQIMETARLDPTALIGGEIKSFSGTAKLGKSEYLIAEADESDESFARYQPWIAVITNIEPDHLEHYDGDFSRLLKGYGRFLHNVYPEGFAIVPEGDEWFKQIRHHGRCQILTFGYEGGDYAARNQKLLPRGSEFSLYRRDEHLADIRLAVPGRHNVLNATAAAAVALELGVSVEAVVTALGKFQAAKRRFQVLADGDILIVDDYAHHPTEVKATLEAARRAGSGRVIAIFQPHRYTRTQYFMDEFATAFNDADIVILDEIYAASEKPLPGISSARLAEAMAAQHEGVVLQISGFEKIVAHVQEQCQPGDLIITMGAGDIWKVSHELAKNWHCGLQGNKTH
- the rimI gene encoding ribosomal-protein-alanine N-acetyltransferase; amino-acid sequence: MAADVQIRQMRPEHLNAVMAIEAQCFTTPWSSGVFSGEVRENPYAQYLVAQTGDGEVIGYAGIWLVLDEAHVTNIAVAPNWQRRGIARKLLRRLLQLSLHEGARRMTLEVRKSNIPAQKLYLGLGFKEAGIRPRYYTDNNEDAVIMWLDDIAAWLERNEQDDG
- a CDS encoding UDP-N-acetylmuramate--L-alanine ligase, with translation MHKQHVHFVGIGGMGMSAIARIMLERGYTVSGSDLRSTELTENLQRMGANIYRGHSRNYLRGADLVVYSSAVPNDNPELSAAREANMNLLHRADMLARIINEERGIAIAGAHGKTTTTSMMGLILSACGHDPTVMVGAFSDDLAGNARLGRGPFVVAEACESDHSFLKYNPYAAIITNVDPDHLENYDGDFDKLIDAYRQFLDKIKPDGFSVLCTDDPILAEMHKEVTGHRVYSYGFNQDADYRAYNLEFSPGGSTYDLCHQGEKLAEVRLSVPGEHNVLNSLAVLAVGHRLGLDVTALARAIVNFHGARRRFQVIGTHNDITVVDDYAHHPTEIIATLKAAKLQQKKRVVAFFQPKRYTRTQFLFKEFSTAFGDTDILVMSEIFPFGEAPIPGITSEALATAIEKNTGRPITLLPYKHALIVDKFMEILRPGDLAMIMGAGDDIADLAKKVFAAVQKQK
- the lgt gene encoding prolipoprotein diacylglyceryl transferase; its protein translation is MHPILFEIGNLTVYSYGLLLALGFILIVFLGRRWSPSIGVNPESFFDLTVIAILGGLLGAYINYIVAYEWTYYSANPMAVFRFWDGGLVFLGGLIGGVLAAVAFIIRKRLPLWEIADLAAILIPVGYGMGRIGCFLAGCCVGHTTETVFGVTFPGLLLPRHPTQLYSVALALILFLFALWFRKRRQFSGQAFLFYLAGYGVGRFLIELLRDNPEILPNITIAQFTGILMIVAALILYPILKKHFPLPNR
- the tsaE gene encoding tRNA (adenosine(37)-N6)-threonylcarbamoyltransferase complex ATPase subunit type 1 TsaE; the protein is MEFTTTCAAETQNLARRLGELASPRTLILLYGDLGAGKTSFVQGLAQGLDVAANVNSPTFTIIREYRGRLPLSHFDLYRLDDPDEVWELGLEEYVAAAGVVAIEWPQIAEELLPPERLGIHIQHLGEDRRRLRLEPRGDRHRKLAEELMSDVNLGS
- the tsaD gene encoding tRNA (adenosine(37)-N6)-threonylcarbamoyltransferase complex transferase subunit TsaD, encoding MAKILAIETSCDETAVAIVEEGQRILTNQVASQVETHARFGGVVPEIASRQHLLTLNPLIRRALSDSGLDWPEIDALAVTQGPGLVGALLIGVTTAKAIAWALGKPLVAVNHMAGHIYANMLAPEPPQFPLLCLVVSGGHTELIYMEKDLEFQTLGATRDDAAGEAYDKVARILDLGYPGGPAVDKLAGEGRPVLDFPRVLLEPETLDFSFSGLKTAVMNYVHNCRQRGISYIPANVAASFQAAVVDVLVEKTARAVIAKRPATLCLAGGVAANSSLRTALAARAAELGVPLTVPPLSLCTDNAAMISAAAWPLYQRGEFGDSDLNAVPGLNLTDCGETC